The stretch of DNA GGTGCGCGACATCACCTTCCACAGCACCTGCGAACATCATCTCTTGCCGTTTTTGGGAGTCGCCCACGTTGGCTATCTGCCCAACGGCCGTGTGGCTGGGCTGAGTAAGTTGGCCCGTGTGGTGGACGAGATTTCTCGAAAACCACAGGTGCAAGAACGGATGACGCATCAAATCGCCGATTTGCTCAACAACGAACTCGATGCCAAAGGGGTGGTTGTGGTCTTGGAAGCGGAGCATACCTGTATGTCGATCCGCGGCATTCGCAAGCCGGGCGCATTGACGATCACCAGTGCCGTCCGCGGTCTGTTTAAATCCAATCCTCCCAGCCGGGCGGAGGCGATGGCGCTGATCAATCGCAAATAGTCCTCGCCCCCGCGCCCAGCAACGAGTGCTCAATAAGAAAACCGGCCTTTGATCGGGTGCTCTAAGGTGTCGTAATCTTCAAAGCGCATGCGGATCGCCTCTGCGTGGGATTGGTTTTCAAAGACGATCTCTTCATCCTCCGCCAACGAGCTGTCCATCAACGTGGGAACGTCATAGAGACTGCCGAAGGGGGGCATGGCTCCCGGTTCACAATCGGGAAACATGTGGGCGATTTCGTCTTCGCTCGCCATTTCCACATTCTCTTCACCCAGACGGCGGCGGATGCGTTCCATGTCGACATAGTGTGTCGCCGGCAGCACAACGAGCACATAATCGCCGCCACTTCGCAACAAGACGGATTTGGCGACCTCTTTGCCGGGAACGTGCAGAACCTGTGCCATGCGATTGGCCGTAAAGGTGGGCCGGTGATGCAGGGACTCG from Symmachiella dynata encodes:
- a CDS encoding aminoacyl-tRNA deacylase; this translates as MRIDEMLSSRHVHFESLHHRPTFTANRMAQVLHVPGKEVAKSVLLRSGGDYVLVVLPATHYVDMERIRRRLGEENVEMASEDEIAHMFPDCEPGAMPPFGSLYDVPTLMDSSLAEDEEIVFENQSHAEAIRMRFEDYDTLEHPIKGRFSY
- the folE gene encoding GTP cyclohydrolase I FolE; amino-acid sequence: MEHGPVDLPRIERAVREILLAVGEDPDRDGLLETPARVARMYKELFSGLHSEPGRHLEKVFEEKYDELVLVRDITFHSTCEHHLLPFLGVAHVGYLPNGRVAGLSKLARVVDEISRKPQVQERMTHQIADLLNNELDAKGVVVVLEAEHTCMSIRGIRKPGALTITSAVRGLFKSNPPSRAEAMALINRK